The following proteins are co-located in the Anas platyrhynchos isolate ZD024472 breed Pekin duck chromosome 1, IASCAAS_PekinDuck_T2T, whole genome shotgun sequence genome:
- the SUV39H2 gene encoding histone-lysine N-methyltransferase SUV39H2, with protein sequence MAGPDPRLAPAAPSKMEGWPGAWYVPCLASLETLQELCRKENLRCKSIGITNRSLKSYEVEYLCDYKVEEGTEYYLVKWKGWPESSNTWEPQKNLKCPLLLQNFLSDKNEYLSRVKEGKALKVRNHVKALKPAVADYIVRKAKQRIALQRWKEELNRKKNHRGMILVENTVDLEGPPLDFYYINEYKPAPGINVINGITTGCECSDCPAEKCCPKEAGFILAYNKKKKLKIQPGLPIYECNSFCRCGPDCPNRIVQKGTQYSLCIFRTNNGRGWGVKTLQKIKTNSFVMEYVGEVITSEEAERRGQLYDNQGNTYLFDLDYDSDEFTVDAARYGNVSHFVNHSCDPNLQVFNVFIDNLDLRLPRIALFSTRTIKAGEELTFDYQMKGSIDLTSDSADGLSPSRKRIRTVCKCGAVCCRGYLN encoded by the exons ATGGCGGGCCCCGACCCGCGCCTGGCGCCTGCGGCCCCCTCCAAGATGGAGGGCTGGCCAGGAG CCTGGTATGTGCCATGTCTAGCCTCACTTGAGACCCTCCAAGAATTATGTAGGAAGGAAAATCTCAGATGTAAATCCATTGGAATCACCAACAGGAGTCTAAAGAGTTATGAGGTGGAATATTTGTGTGACTACAAGGTAGAAGAG GGCACAGAGTACTATCTTGTGAAATGGAAAGGATGGCCGGAGTCTTCGAATACTTGGGAACCTCAGAAAAATCTGAAGTGTCCATTGCTTCTTCAAAACTTCCTTAGTGACAAGAATGAATACTTGTCTCGAGTGAAAGAAGGCAAAGCGCTGAAAGTGAGAAACCACGTTAAAGCCTTGAAACCTGCGGTCGCAGATTACATTGTAAGGAAGGCTAAGCAAAGAATAGCTCTGCAGAGATGGAAAGAAGAGCTCAACAGGAAAAAGAATCATAGAGGAATGATTCTGGTAGAAAACACTGTGGATCTCGAAGGTCCTCCTTTAGACTTTTACTACATTAATGAGTACAAACCTGCTCCGGGAATAAATGTAATCAATGGAATAACGACTGGCTGTGAATGCTCAGACTGCCCTGCTGAGAAGTGCTGTCCAAAGGAGGCTGGCTTTATTTTGgcttataataaaaaaaagaagctgaaaatccAGCCTGGCTTGCCCATCTATGAATGCAACTCATTTTGTAGGTGCGGGCCCGACTGCCCTAATAGGATAGTACAGAAGGGCACGCAGTATTCGCTTTGCATCTTCCGAACGAACAACGGACGAGGCTGGGGAGTGAAAACCCTccagaaaattaaaaccaacAGTTTTGTGATGGAGTATGTCGGAGAG gTGATTACAAGTGAGGAAGCAGAGAGACGGGGCCAGCTCTATGACAACCAGGGCAATACGTATTTGTTTGATTTGGACTATGACTCAGACGAATTTACAGTGGATGCAGCTCGCTATGGAAATGTGTCCCACTTTGTGAATCACAGC tgtgATCCAAATCTCCAAGTCTTCAACGTGTTCATTGACAACCTCGACCTGCGTCTTCCTCGAATAGCACTGTTTTCCACGAGAACCATCAAGGCTGGAGAAGAGCTCACCTTCGACTACCAGATGAAAG GTTCAATAGATCTGACGTCAGACTCTGCAGATGGTCTCAGCCCCTCCAGGAAGAGGATCAGAACAGTCTGTAAATGTGGAGCTGTGTGTTGCAGGGGTTATCTCAACTGA
- the DCLRE1C gene encoding protein artemis isoform X1, giving the protein MSRFGGRLREYPALSIDRFDRDNLRARAYFLSHCHKDHMKGLRASALKRRLEGSLKVKLYCSPVTKELLLTNWKYKFWENHIVALEVETPTQISLVDETSGEKEDIEVTLLPAGHCPGSVMFLFQGENGTVLYTGDFRLAKGEAARMELLHSGTRVKDIQSVYLDTTFCDPKFYHIPSREECLNGILELVRSWTSLSRYHVVWLNCKAAYGYEYLFINLSEELGIKVHVNKLDMFRNMPEILCHVTTDRHTQIHACRHPRDDDCFRGNRLPCGMTCQNGTPLRIISIKPSTMWFGERIKKTNVIVRTGESTYRACFSFHSSFSEIKDFLRHICPVNVYPNVLPVGGTEDKVMELLQPLCRSYRRNQEPRYKPLGTLKRVHKRDLSDTDEDDLFDTELTSARPKISKQQREESGPSETTRPENAEGNVKESTDSYKAPLTYTSLQVDFMDCEESNDDDDDDDDEEDKEDTEKNTAQVLPQESDATSTANCNGVPGDQQEPKADVPRWDTFFKCDRLDESSENEDNFPSSAGAGGSQSLFSDSDGVSDSTHISSQNSSQSTHISEQGSQGWGSQGWDSQMDTVLITSQERNAAEFSCFSRTGSRMIPVPHEAAKESQADNSSWKAPGQNRSGASDVICDLKSKDLEKEAEAGTAHVQEVLVETPDASRAPDLELKRDSQSSSDFEIPLTPDAELPQPDKLYCLYKKLAAGESIVRKPS; this is encoded by the exons ATGAGCCGGTTCGGGGGCCGGCTGCGGGAGTACCCGGCGCTGTCCATCGACCGCTTCGACCGCGACAACCTGCGGGCGCGCGCCTATTTCCTGTCACACTGCCACAAGG ATCACATGAAGGGGCTGAGGGCGTCCGCCCTGAAGAGGAGGCTGGAGGGCAG CCTGAAAGTTAAATTATATTGCTCGCCAGTAACTAAGGAACTGCTGCTGACTAACTGGAAATACAAGTTCTGGGAGAATCACATt GTTGCACTGGAAGTTGAAACTCCAACTCAGATTTCTTTAGTAGATGAAACTTCTGGTGAG AAAGAAGATATAGAGGTGACGCTTCTACCAGCTGGTCACTGTCCTGGATCAGTCAT GTTTTTGTTTCAAGGTGAAAATGGCACTGTGCTGTACACGGGGGATTTCAGGCttgcaaaaggagaagcagcCAGAATGGAGCTTTTACATTCAGGGACCAG AGTAAAGGACATTCAGAGCGTGTATTTGGACACCACTTTTTGTGATCCCAAATTTTATCATATACCAAGCAGG GAGGAGTGTCTAAATGGGATCTTAGAGTTAGTGCGAAGCTGGACCTCGCTGAGTCGCTATCATGTTGTGTGGCTGAATTGCAAAGCTGCTTATGGTTatgagtatttatttattaacctCAGTGAGGAACTTGGAATCAAG GTGCACGTGAACAAGCTGGATATGTTCAGAAACATGCCAGAAATCCTCTGCCATGTTACGACAGATCGGCACACTCAGATTCATGCCTGTCGACATCCTCGG GATGATGACTGCTTTCGAGGGAACAGACTGCCCTGTGGAATGACGTGCCAAAACGGAACTCCGTTGCGCATAATTAGCATCAAACCCTCCACTATGTGGTTTGGAGAAAGGATCAAGAAAACCAATGTAATTGTGAG gacTGGGGAGAGTACATACAGAGCTTGTTTCTCTTTCCACTCTTCATTCAGTGAG ATTAAGGATTTCTTGCGACACATCTGTCCAGTGAACGTGTACCCCAACGTGCTGCCGGTGGGTGGGACAGAAGACAAAGTTATGGAACT ATTACAGCCGCTATGCAGATCGTACAGGAGAAACCAGGAACCTAGGTACAAGCCCTTAGGAACACTAAAGAGAGTCCACAAAAGAGACTTATCTGATACAG ATGAAGATGATCTCTTTGATACAGAACTCACTTCTGCAAGGCCTAAGATTTCCAAGCAGCAGAGAGAAGAGAGCGGGCCATCTGAAACAACACGGCCTGAAAATGCTGAAGGAAACGTGAAGGAGAGCACAGACAGCTACAAAGCACCCCTAACTTACACGTCCCTCCAGGTGGACTTCATGGACTGTGAGGAGTCAAacgatgatgatgatgatgacgacgatgaagaagacaaagaagatactgaaaaaaatacagctcaaGTTCTTCCCCAGGAGTCAGATGCCACTTCAACAGCAAATTGCAATGGCGTACCTGGTGACCAGCAGGAGCCTAAAGCTGATGTCCCGCGCTGGGATACGTTTTTTAAGTGTGACAGGCTGGATGAGAGCTCTGAAAACGAGGACAACTTCCCGTCCTCAGCAGGTGCTGGTGGGTCCCAGTCCCTTTTCAGCGATTCGGATGGGGTGAGCGACTCCACGCACATCTCCTCCCAGAACTCCTCTCAGTCGACGCACATCTCGGAGCagggcagccagggctggggcagccagggctgggacAGCCAGATGGACACGGTGCTCATCACCTCCCAGGAGAGGAACGCCGCTGAGTTCAGCTGCTTCAGCAGAACCGGGAGCAGGATGATTCCTGTGCCACACGAGGCTGCCAAGGAGAGTCAAGCtgacaacagcagctggaaggcaCCGGGGCAGAACAGGTCTGGTGCCTCTGATGTCATCTGTGACTTGAAAAGCAAAGACTTGGAGAAAGAAGCAGAAGCTGGCACTGCTCACGTTCAGGAGGTGCTGGTGGAAACGCCTGATGCTTCTAGAGCTCCTGATCTGGAACTGAAGCGGGACTCCCAGAGCTCCTCAGACTTCGAAATTCCCTTGACCCCCGATGCCGAGTTACCTCAACCAGACAAGCTGTACTGCCTGTACAAGAAGCTTGCAGCAGGGGAAAGCATAGTGAGAAAACCCTCCTGA
- the DCLRE1C gene encoding protein artemis isoform X2: MSRFGGRLREYPALSIDRFDRDNLRARAYFLSHCHKDHMKGLRASALKRRLEGSLKVKLYCSPVTKELLLTNWKYKFWENHIVALEVETPTQISLVDETSGEKEDIEVTLLPAGHCPGSVMFLFQGENGTVLYTGDFRLAKGEAARMELLHSGTRVKDIQSVYLDTTFCDPKFYHIPSRVHVNKLDMFRNMPEILCHVTTDRHTQIHACRHPRDDDCFRGNRLPCGMTCQNGTPLRIISIKPSTMWFGERIKKTNVIVRTGESTYRACFSFHSSFSEIKDFLRHICPVNVYPNVLPVGGTEDKVMELLQPLCRSYRRNQEPRYKPLGTLKRVHKRDLSDTDEDDLFDTELTSARPKISKQQREESGPSETTRPENAEGNVKESTDSYKAPLTYTSLQVDFMDCEESNDDDDDDDDEEDKEDTEKNTAQVLPQESDATSTANCNGVPGDQQEPKADVPRWDTFFKCDRLDESSENEDNFPSSAGAGGSQSLFSDSDGVSDSTHISSQNSSQSTHISEQGSQGWGSQGWDSQMDTVLITSQERNAAEFSCFSRTGSRMIPVPHEAAKESQADNSSWKAPGQNRSGASDVICDLKSKDLEKEAEAGTAHVQEVLVETPDASRAPDLELKRDSQSSSDFEIPLTPDAELPQPDKLYCLYKKLAAGESIVRKPS, from the exons ATGAGCCGGTTCGGGGGCCGGCTGCGGGAGTACCCGGCGCTGTCCATCGACCGCTTCGACCGCGACAACCTGCGGGCGCGCGCCTATTTCCTGTCACACTGCCACAAGG ATCACATGAAGGGGCTGAGGGCGTCCGCCCTGAAGAGGAGGCTGGAGGGCAG CCTGAAAGTTAAATTATATTGCTCGCCAGTAACTAAGGAACTGCTGCTGACTAACTGGAAATACAAGTTCTGGGAGAATCACATt GTTGCACTGGAAGTTGAAACTCCAACTCAGATTTCTTTAGTAGATGAAACTTCTGGTGAG AAAGAAGATATAGAGGTGACGCTTCTACCAGCTGGTCACTGTCCTGGATCAGTCAT GTTTTTGTTTCAAGGTGAAAATGGCACTGTGCTGTACACGGGGGATTTCAGGCttgcaaaaggagaagcagcCAGAATGGAGCTTTTACATTCAGGGACCAG AGTAAAGGACATTCAGAGCGTGTATTTGGACACCACTTTTTGTGATCCCAAATTTTATCATATACCAAGCAGG GTGCACGTGAACAAGCTGGATATGTTCAGAAACATGCCAGAAATCCTCTGCCATGTTACGACAGATCGGCACACTCAGATTCATGCCTGTCGACATCCTCGG GATGATGACTGCTTTCGAGGGAACAGACTGCCCTGTGGAATGACGTGCCAAAACGGAACTCCGTTGCGCATAATTAGCATCAAACCCTCCACTATGTGGTTTGGAGAAAGGATCAAGAAAACCAATGTAATTGTGAG gacTGGGGAGAGTACATACAGAGCTTGTTTCTCTTTCCACTCTTCATTCAGTGAG ATTAAGGATTTCTTGCGACACATCTGTCCAGTGAACGTGTACCCCAACGTGCTGCCGGTGGGTGGGACAGAAGACAAAGTTATGGAACT ATTACAGCCGCTATGCAGATCGTACAGGAGAAACCAGGAACCTAGGTACAAGCCCTTAGGAACACTAAAGAGAGTCCACAAAAGAGACTTATCTGATACAG ATGAAGATGATCTCTTTGATACAGAACTCACTTCTGCAAGGCCTAAGATTTCCAAGCAGCAGAGAGAAGAGAGCGGGCCATCTGAAACAACACGGCCTGAAAATGCTGAAGGAAACGTGAAGGAGAGCACAGACAGCTACAAAGCACCCCTAACTTACACGTCCCTCCAGGTGGACTTCATGGACTGTGAGGAGTCAAacgatgatgatgatgatgacgacgatgaagaagacaaagaagatactgaaaaaaatacagctcaaGTTCTTCCCCAGGAGTCAGATGCCACTTCAACAGCAAATTGCAATGGCGTACCTGGTGACCAGCAGGAGCCTAAAGCTGATGTCCCGCGCTGGGATACGTTTTTTAAGTGTGACAGGCTGGATGAGAGCTCTGAAAACGAGGACAACTTCCCGTCCTCAGCAGGTGCTGGTGGGTCCCAGTCCCTTTTCAGCGATTCGGATGGGGTGAGCGACTCCACGCACATCTCCTCCCAGAACTCCTCTCAGTCGACGCACATCTCGGAGCagggcagccagggctggggcagccagggctgggacAGCCAGATGGACACGGTGCTCATCACCTCCCAGGAGAGGAACGCCGCTGAGTTCAGCTGCTTCAGCAGAACCGGGAGCAGGATGATTCCTGTGCCACACGAGGCTGCCAAGGAGAGTCAAGCtgacaacagcagctggaaggcaCCGGGGCAGAACAGGTCTGGTGCCTCTGATGTCATCTGTGACTTGAAAAGCAAAGACTTGGAGAAAGAAGCAGAAGCTGGCACTGCTCACGTTCAGGAGGTGCTGGTGGAAACGCCTGATGCTTCTAGAGCTCCTGATCTGGAACTGAAGCGGGACTCCCAGAGCTCCTCAGACTTCGAAATTCCCTTGACCCCCGATGCCGAGTTACCTCAACCAGACAAGCTGTACTGCCTGTACAAGAAGCTTGCAGCAGGGGAAAGCATAGTGAGAAAACCCTCCTGA
- the DCLRE1C gene encoding protein artemis isoform X3 — MTAQELQVALEVETPTQISLVDETSGEKEDIEVTLLPAGHCPGSVMFLFQGENGTVLYTGDFRLAKGEAARMELLHSGTRVKDIQSVYLDTTFCDPKFYHIPSREECLNGILELVRSWTSLSRYHVVWLNCKAAYGYEYLFINLSEELGIKVHVNKLDMFRNMPEILCHVTTDRHTQIHACRHPRDDDCFRGNRLPCGMTCQNGTPLRIISIKPSTMWFGERIKKTNVIVRTGESTYRACFSFHSSFSEIKDFLRHICPVNVYPNVLPVGGTEDKVMELLQPLCRSYRRNQEPRYKPLGTLKRVHKRDLSDTDEDDLFDTELTSARPKISKQQREESGPSETTRPENAEGNVKESTDSYKAPLTYTSLQVDFMDCEESNDDDDDDDDEEDKEDTEKNTAQVLPQESDATSTANCNGVPGDQQEPKADVPRWDTFFKCDRLDESSENEDNFPSSAGAGGSQSLFSDSDGVSDSTHISSQNSSQSTHISEQGSQGWGSQGWDSQMDTVLITSQERNAAEFSCFSRTGSRMIPVPHEAAKESQADNSSWKAPGQNRSGASDVICDLKSKDLEKEAEAGTAHVQEVLVETPDASRAPDLELKRDSQSSSDFEIPLTPDAELPQPDKLYCLYKKLAAGESIVRKPS; from the exons ATGACAGCTCAGGAACTTCAG GTTGCACTGGAAGTTGAAACTCCAACTCAGATTTCTTTAGTAGATGAAACTTCTGGTGAG AAAGAAGATATAGAGGTGACGCTTCTACCAGCTGGTCACTGTCCTGGATCAGTCAT GTTTTTGTTTCAAGGTGAAAATGGCACTGTGCTGTACACGGGGGATTTCAGGCttgcaaaaggagaagcagcCAGAATGGAGCTTTTACATTCAGGGACCAG AGTAAAGGACATTCAGAGCGTGTATTTGGACACCACTTTTTGTGATCCCAAATTTTATCATATACCAAGCAGG GAGGAGTGTCTAAATGGGATCTTAGAGTTAGTGCGAAGCTGGACCTCGCTGAGTCGCTATCATGTTGTGTGGCTGAATTGCAAAGCTGCTTATGGTTatgagtatttatttattaacctCAGTGAGGAACTTGGAATCAAG GTGCACGTGAACAAGCTGGATATGTTCAGAAACATGCCAGAAATCCTCTGCCATGTTACGACAGATCGGCACACTCAGATTCATGCCTGTCGACATCCTCGG GATGATGACTGCTTTCGAGGGAACAGACTGCCCTGTGGAATGACGTGCCAAAACGGAACTCCGTTGCGCATAATTAGCATCAAACCCTCCACTATGTGGTTTGGAGAAAGGATCAAGAAAACCAATGTAATTGTGAG gacTGGGGAGAGTACATACAGAGCTTGTTTCTCTTTCCACTCTTCATTCAGTGAG ATTAAGGATTTCTTGCGACACATCTGTCCAGTGAACGTGTACCCCAACGTGCTGCCGGTGGGTGGGACAGAAGACAAAGTTATGGAACT ATTACAGCCGCTATGCAGATCGTACAGGAGAAACCAGGAACCTAGGTACAAGCCCTTAGGAACACTAAAGAGAGTCCACAAAAGAGACTTATCTGATACAG ATGAAGATGATCTCTTTGATACAGAACTCACTTCTGCAAGGCCTAAGATTTCCAAGCAGCAGAGAGAAGAGAGCGGGCCATCTGAAACAACACGGCCTGAAAATGCTGAAGGAAACGTGAAGGAGAGCACAGACAGCTACAAAGCACCCCTAACTTACACGTCCCTCCAGGTGGACTTCATGGACTGTGAGGAGTCAAacgatgatgatgatgatgacgacgatgaagaagacaaagaagatactgaaaaaaatacagctcaaGTTCTTCCCCAGGAGTCAGATGCCACTTCAACAGCAAATTGCAATGGCGTACCTGGTGACCAGCAGGAGCCTAAAGCTGATGTCCCGCGCTGGGATACGTTTTTTAAGTGTGACAGGCTGGATGAGAGCTCTGAAAACGAGGACAACTTCCCGTCCTCAGCAGGTGCTGGTGGGTCCCAGTCCCTTTTCAGCGATTCGGATGGGGTGAGCGACTCCACGCACATCTCCTCCCAGAACTCCTCTCAGTCGACGCACATCTCGGAGCagggcagccagggctggggcagccagggctgggacAGCCAGATGGACACGGTGCTCATCACCTCCCAGGAGAGGAACGCCGCTGAGTTCAGCTGCTTCAGCAGAACCGGGAGCAGGATGATTCCTGTGCCACACGAGGCTGCCAAGGAGAGTCAAGCtgacaacagcagctggaaggcaCCGGGGCAGAACAGGTCTGGTGCCTCTGATGTCATCTGTGACTTGAAAAGCAAAGACTTGGAGAAAGAAGCAGAAGCTGGCACTGCTCACGTTCAGGAGGTGCTGGTGGAAACGCCTGATGCTTCTAGAGCTCCTGATCTGGAACTGAAGCGGGACTCCCAGAGCTCCTCAGACTTCGAAATTCCCTTGACCCCCGATGCCGAGTTACCTCAACCAGACAAGCTGTACTGCCTGTACAAGAAGCTTGCAGCAGGGGAAAGCATAGTGAGAAAACCCTCCTGA
- the DCLRE1C gene encoding protein artemis isoform X4: MFLFQGENGTVLYTGDFRLAKGEAARMELLHSGTRVKDIQSVYLDTTFCDPKFYHIPSREECLNGILELVRSWTSLSRYHVVWLNCKAAYGYEYLFINLSEELGIKVHVNKLDMFRNMPEILCHVTTDRHTQIHACRHPRDDDCFRGNRLPCGMTCQNGTPLRIISIKPSTMWFGERIKKTNVIVRTGESTYRACFSFHSSFSEIKDFLRHICPVNVYPNVLPVGGTEDKVMELLQPLCRSYRRNQEPRYKPLGTLKRVHKRDLSDTDEDDLFDTELTSARPKISKQQREESGPSETTRPENAEGNVKESTDSYKAPLTYTSLQVDFMDCEESNDDDDDDDDEEDKEDTEKNTAQVLPQESDATSTANCNGVPGDQQEPKADVPRWDTFFKCDRLDESSENEDNFPSSAGAGGSQSLFSDSDGVSDSTHISSQNSSQSTHISEQGSQGWGSQGWDSQMDTVLITSQERNAAEFSCFSRTGSRMIPVPHEAAKESQADNSSWKAPGQNRSGASDVICDLKSKDLEKEAEAGTAHVQEVLVETPDASRAPDLELKRDSQSSSDFEIPLTPDAELPQPDKLYCLYKKLAAGESIVRKPS, from the exons AT GTTTTTGTTTCAAGGTGAAAATGGCACTGTGCTGTACACGGGGGATTTCAGGCttgcaaaaggagaagcagcCAGAATGGAGCTTTTACATTCAGGGACCAG AGTAAAGGACATTCAGAGCGTGTATTTGGACACCACTTTTTGTGATCCCAAATTTTATCATATACCAAGCAGG GAGGAGTGTCTAAATGGGATCTTAGAGTTAGTGCGAAGCTGGACCTCGCTGAGTCGCTATCATGTTGTGTGGCTGAATTGCAAAGCTGCTTATGGTTatgagtatttatttattaacctCAGTGAGGAACTTGGAATCAAG GTGCACGTGAACAAGCTGGATATGTTCAGAAACATGCCAGAAATCCTCTGCCATGTTACGACAGATCGGCACACTCAGATTCATGCCTGTCGACATCCTCGG GATGATGACTGCTTTCGAGGGAACAGACTGCCCTGTGGAATGACGTGCCAAAACGGAACTCCGTTGCGCATAATTAGCATCAAACCCTCCACTATGTGGTTTGGAGAAAGGATCAAGAAAACCAATGTAATTGTGAG gacTGGGGAGAGTACATACAGAGCTTGTTTCTCTTTCCACTCTTCATTCAGTGAG ATTAAGGATTTCTTGCGACACATCTGTCCAGTGAACGTGTACCCCAACGTGCTGCCGGTGGGTGGGACAGAAGACAAAGTTATGGAACT ATTACAGCCGCTATGCAGATCGTACAGGAGAAACCAGGAACCTAGGTACAAGCCCTTAGGAACACTAAAGAGAGTCCACAAAAGAGACTTATCTGATACAG ATGAAGATGATCTCTTTGATACAGAACTCACTTCTGCAAGGCCTAAGATTTCCAAGCAGCAGAGAGAAGAGAGCGGGCCATCTGAAACAACACGGCCTGAAAATGCTGAAGGAAACGTGAAGGAGAGCACAGACAGCTACAAAGCACCCCTAACTTACACGTCCCTCCAGGTGGACTTCATGGACTGTGAGGAGTCAAacgatgatgatgatgatgacgacgatgaagaagacaaagaagatactgaaaaaaatacagctcaaGTTCTTCCCCAGGAGTCAGATGCCACTTCAACAGCAAATTGCAATGGCGTACCTGGTGACCAGCAGGAGCCTAAAGCTGATGTCCCGCGCTGGGATACGTTTTTTAAGTGTGACAGGCTGGATGAGAGCTCTGAAAACGAGGACAACTTCCCGTCCTCAGCAGGTGCTGGTGGGTCCCAGTCCCTTTTCAGCGATTCGGATGGGGTGAGCGACTCCACGCACATCTCCTCCCAGAACTCCTCTCAGTCGACGCACATCTCGGAGCagggcagccagggctggggcagccagggctgggacAGCCAGATGGACACGGTGCTCATCACCTCCCAGGAGAGGAACGCCGCTGAGTTCAGCTGCTTCAGCAGAACCGGGAGCAGGATGATTCCTGTGCCACACGAGGCTGCCAAGGAGAGTCAAGCtgacaacagcagctggaaggcaCCGGGGCAGAACAGGTCTGGTGCCTCTGATGTCATCTGTGACTTGAAAAGCAAAGACTTGGAGAAAGAAGCAGAAGCTGGCACTGCTCACGTTCAGGAGGTGCTGGTGGAAACGCCTGATGCTTCTAGAGCTCCTGATCTGGAACTGAAGCGGGACTCCCAGAGCTCCTCAGACTTCGAAATTCCCTTGACCCCCGATGCCGAGTTACCTCAACCAGACAAGCTGTACTGCCTGTACAAGAAGCTTGCAGCAGGGGAAAGCATAGTGAGAAAACCCTCCTGA